The genomic interval GCAGGGATTCCAGCAGGGGTTGCAGATCTGCATGGCCCCGGTAGGCCTGCAGGTTCACCTGCCAGTCCTGGCTTAAGGTTTTCCAGGTGCCCCCTTCAATGCTGTTGTGCAGCACCAGCACCGGTCCCTGACTGGGCACCCACACAAAAAAACGCCGGGTCAGGTGGGCGGTGGCTGGAATGTTCAGCACATTGAGGGTGAGGGGATTGAGGCCCTGAAAGTCATAAAAAAGCCAGCCATCCAGCTGCTGGTCGGTCAGCAGTTGCTGAATCTGTTCAAAGGAAGGACGGGTCATGGGCACATTAAAACATTTCTGTTCTGGGGACTGTCAAAGGCCCACCCTCTCCACAGCAGAAGGTCTGTTTTCATCGTCACTTTCACAGTCACGACATGCTGTTCACATGTCGTGGTACGGTTCACAGTTGAAAACCCACAGAATGCTACTCTGGAGTCATGAGCACGACCCTCCAGAACATCAGCATTTCAGAAACCGGCGCCCTCAAAGCGCAGGAAATCCTTGAGCGCAGCAACAAGCCCGGTGCAGGTGTGCGGGTTTTCATCAAGAGCGGTGGATGCAGCGGTTACCAGTATGGCATGGCCATCGATGACCGCGAACTCGACGGAGACACCATTGTGGTGGACCGGGGCATCAAACTGATCGTGGACCGAATGAGCATTGAGTTGCTGCAGGGTTCACAGGTGGATTACGTTGAAAACATGATGGGAGGCGGTTTCACCGTCAACAACCCCAATGCCACCAGCAGCTGTGGTTGTGGCCACTCTTTCCGCACCGATGGCAAAAATGCCGAAACCGGTGGCGGTTGCGGCAGCCACTGAAGGCAGAAGCTCCGTCCCAGTCCCTATCGAAACCTTTGCAAGACGGAACGCGGCAGTTCCGTCTTGTTGTCTTTGCCAGGAAAGCCCCTCTGCTGGCGGTCTCAACTTCTCACTTCTTAAGCTTTTGATGGAAATTCCTTCAAGATCTAAAGCCAGGGGGTTTGTTGTGGCGCGGGGGCCTGCAGATTTTTTGGAAGGAACTCTGGGAAATTTGTGTGTGTCAGACAAGAACCACCAAATCCTGCCAGAAATGCAGGTGGATGAGTGTCCCATTGGATTCCTTTCAAGAAATGCTTAAGCGAAGCTGATTGAGGATTTGACATTCCCTACTTCAACCATGTTAGAATCGCGGAAGTAGACAACTTTATACTGGCGTCATTTTTAGCGCCGGTATTCACTGCTACAAGGAGGATGTGTGAAGAAGACGATCATTTTAATGGCAGCGCTGATGTCTACCTCCCTCGCTGCGCCCTACGTTTTCCCTGCGAACCAAACCGTGAGTAAAACCGGTGATGTGAAAATGGGAGGAACCCTGCGTCTGGTCCAGCTCAAGGACTTTGACACCTACAACCCTTTCACCTCTGAGGGTCGTCCCAGCCTTCCTGAGCTGCAGGACGCTGGTGGTCTGATCACCGTGGACCCCAACTCCGGGGACTACGAGCCTTACATGGCCGACAAGATGACCATCTCCAAAGACGGCAAAACCTTCACCTTCACCCTGCGCCCCGAACTGAAATGGTCCGACGGCCAGGCCATCACTGCAGACGACTACCTCAGCACCTTCGCCATCTATGCTGATGAAAAAGTCGGAGCCAGCCTGTACTCCTACCTGTACGAAGGCGACAAGAAAGTCACCTGGAAGAAACTGGGCAACCTCAGCCTCTCCATCACTTTCCCCGCCAAAACCGTTCAGAACCTGGAAACCATTTCCTACCTGACCCCCCAGCCTGACCACGTGTTCGGCGCTGCCTACCGTGCCAAAGGCGCAGACGGCGTGAAAGCCCTCTGGGATCTGAAAATGGATCCCAAAGACCTGGTCGTCTCTGGTCCCTGGAAAGTGGACAAGTATGTGCTGGGCGAGCGCGTGACCCTCAGCAAGAACAAGTACTTCGGTGACTGGAACAAGGACAGCGCTGGTCGCGCCCTGCCCTACATCAG from Deinococcus roseus carries:
- a CDS encoding HesB/IscA family protein: MSTTLQNISISETGALKAQEILERSNKPGAGVRVFIKSGGCSGYQYGMAIDDRELDGDTIVVDRGIKLIVDRMSIELLQGSQVDYVENMMGGGFTVNNPNATSSCGCGHSFRTDGKNAETGGGCGSH